One window of the Sphaerochaeta associata genome contains the following:
- a CDS encoding MBL fold metallo-hydrolase, which yields MFVERLVVGPYQTNCYIFGNEETSSAWIIDPGSDESVIIRSLEKRNVTPVAILLTHTHWDHITALGGLKKHWPELEILVSKEDSLYLGPDGYDNLKQVCFDKSFWDKYETELSHLPQPTAFLHDGQFLQDSRLTVLATPGHTPGGLCFYHEEGQFMFTGDTLFAGSIGRTDLQGGSYSLIIESCKRLLTLPEEVQILPGHGPASTIAREQHNPYL from the coding sequence ATGTTTGTCGAACGACTTGTGGTGGGACCTTACCAGACCAACTGCTACATCTTTGGCAATGAGGAGACCTCAAGCGCTTGGATTATTGATCCAGGCAGTGACGAGAGTGTCATCATCCGCAGCCTGGAGAAGCGTAATGTCACACCGGTAGCAATCCTTCTGACCCATACCCATTGGGACCACATCACAGCTCTTGGCGGTTTGAAGAAACATTGGCCCGAGCTGGAGATTCTGGTCAGCAAAGAGGATTCCCTCTATTTGGGTCCGGATGGATACGACAACCTCAAACAAGTCTGTTTCGACAAGAGCTTTTGGGACAAGTATGAAACAGAGCTGAGCCATCTTCCCCAACCTACCGCATTTCTGCATGATGGACAGTTTCTGCAAGACAGCCGCCTTACCGTATTGGCAACTCCGGGGCATACCCCTGGAGGACTCTGCTTTTATCATGAGGAGGGTCAGTTCATGTTTACCGGCGATACCCTGTTTGCCGGAAGCATCGGCCGCACTGACCTGCAAGGTGGTTCCTATTCGCTCATCATTGAAAGCTGCAAACGGTTGCTGACTCTCCCCGAAGAAGTGCAGATCCTTCCCGGGCATGGGCCTGCAAGTACGATTGCACGGGAACAGCACAATCCGTATCTCTAG
- a CDS encoding TraR/DksA family transcriptional regulator — translation MVSDTFVLEMEDQLIAMRKELLDKLTEDNSDFREMVNAMGIKDSIDVAADDIAFKKMEAINKHEANRLRSIENALARIHNGKYGHCLKCLKKIPEERLRAIPYAVLCVDCKNAEEVPGRR, via the coding sequence ATGGTGTCCGACACGTTTGTACTAGAGATGGAAGATCAGCTTATTGCCATGAGAAAGGAATTGCTGGACAAGTTGACTGAGGATAACAGTGACTTTCGGGAGATGGTCAATGCCATGGGCATTAAGGACAGCATCGATGTTGCCGCGGATGATATAGCCTTTAAAAAAATGGAAGCGATCAACAAGCATGAGGCTAATCGCCTGCGTTCGATTGAGAATGCGCTAGCCCGTATTCACAACGGCAAGTACGGTCATTGCCTGAAATGTCTGAAAAAGATTCCTGAAGAGCGGCTGAGGGCAATTCCCTATGCTGTACTCTGCGTTGATTGCAAGAACGCCGAGGAAGTCCCAGGTAGACGCTAA